GACGAATCTCTTTGACGCTTGTAAATTATGTATTAAACGTGCGTGCACATAAAAATATATCCATTTTGTTAAACCACGATATGAATTTCAAAGCTTCCTAGCCCCCTGAGTCATACACGCGCGCCCCGGGGTCCCATGTTATAATAACCTAGTTGTAACTAGGGATGCTCAAATAAAACTTGGTTACCGAACAGAAATGTGATTGAAGAAAGACCTTGTCCCCAAGTGAACTCAGTGTCATGTTATATGTGTTCGAGCAAATAATCTGGGATTAGTAGGAGCCTATCGTTGCTACTCAACACATCGTTTTTGTTAACAAGCAGAAAGCGCTTCATCTGGACTCAAGTAGAGAATGATTTCTAAACGTTTAGTCAAATAattatacatgtgtaatatCTTCGTCATAAATTAATGCAATAACAATTCTTTGGCCCTAAAATAGCAATGTAGTCATAGTCTTCAAATGTTGAAGGATCTTCGTTATTGGTGgggttttttatttgttgtttttgttgtgtttgttgcATTGCTACCGCTGATGATTCGATCAATATTTGATCTGCGCGAATTAATCAACTTGTCAGCATTGGCAATATTCTTCCTCTGGTTCAAATGGACACCTGGTATCGTTGACACACTGTCGTGTACTTGACACTGACAGTTGTTGGTTCTAGTCTATATCAGTCTAATCAGAATAAAAACACTAATGAAACATtgatatgacaatttttttatacTGATTAAATTGTGGCAGTGCCTCTCTTATTGACCAAGTGCATCGTTTACAACCTTTCAATAATTAACTGATAGGGTGTAGAActataatatttgtatgtagaacagtcgggggggggggtaatgttGTGTGAATGATAAGGGGAGGGGAGCTCCTCACAAACCTAAGTAAAAGTGATGGCATAGTACCACTGTGACGCTCTTTATTTTCACCTACCATCAATTGttgattgaaaatgaatatttgtttgtaataattacacagtgcaatgtaataatataaactTAATTGTTTTGTACTTACAGAACTTTGCAGCATACCGTTCTTACAATTGTCATCATATGGATACTCTGCCTAGCAGGAAGTGGTTACAACATACATATAAGCGACGAGGTCAAGGTCCTTAACTATGGTAAATGCCGAAAGTTTTGTCTGGAATGGTGGACTAACAAGGGAAGACGACGATTCATAACCTGTATCATTCTGATATTCTATTGTTTACCACTACTCACCGTTGCGATATCGTATGCTTTGATGGCAAGGCGCCTCCTCGTGACCGTCTCTCCTCAAATGGGCTCGGATGATGCACAAATAAGAACAGTACGCACGCGCAGAAAAATCGCGCGCCTCGTTCTGGCTGTTGTTCTCACCTTCGCCCTCTGCTGGTTGCCCTTCCACTTATTTCAGCTTATTAGTGTGTGGGTCACCTCCTATGATGCCATATACAATGAATCGTTTTCTATTTATGGTCAAATCGCACGCGTTTTCGCCTTCTCGAACAGTTGCATGAACCCTCTTCTGTACTCCTTCCTGAGTGACAACTTCCGGAAACACTTCAAGAGGACATGCAGTCCGCTAAATTCGTGTGGGAGAGTGTCGCGCATTGGCGGCGTTATGGCGGGTTTCGACCAAGAAGCTGGGCCAACTAATTTGACCAACTATAATGCTAGTCTTCGACAGCCGATGAACACAATATCGTTGAGGGTAGTTAAGAATGGAAAGCTGACGTCAGGATCCGGTTCGGCATCAGGTTCAGGTTACAATACAAGTCCTTCGCCAACTGTGTAAAACTTGCATATACAAAATTCCGCAATTGACAGATAAAACACATTATTGATCCCTCCACAAACTAATGACAGATGTCAATGATTGATTTCCATAAGACTGTTGCAGCCTAGATAAACCAGGGCGGAATATGGTATATTTAAATTTACCATCTCAAATAGCGTGTTATTGGACATATTGTACCATTCAGTTGATAAACAGGATTCACTCACCACGTTTAAGCATTCTGTGACACTGTTGGTAACTAAAAATAATGGAACCTTGGTTAACCAGACCATACTAAAAGGACTATACTTTTGATAAACTCAGAGTTAGGTATTGCTGCACATACCTCTGTAGCTGGGCATGCCCAGTTTTGATCGAAATTTTGTGATTAAAAGTTGTTGGTTCATTCCTTATCACTTTGGATGACATTTTGTAGTAAAGACTTGATTGATGTACTAGGTTTTTTAGAAGTAAAGTTTTCGTTTTGCCTTTTCAATGTTAAAGTTGTACGAGCAACGATCTCAGATTTGAACACATTCTGGTATTCCGTATCAAATTCAATACCATGAATCcataattatgttttaaatTGGATTTGTAAtgatata
The nucleotide sequence above comes from Glandiceps talaboti chromosome 10, keGlaTala1.1, whole genome shotgun sequence. Encoded proteins:
- the LOC144440624 gene encoding galanin receptor type 2-like, encoding MCDQSAYSSYSSYSYSDFNYSYPDYYSDYGFSSYRQKFFIVPFCFTIIFLTGVIGNSLVLYVILKHGAMKTVTNLFLLNLAVADLVFLIHSVPMSASEYLSPEWLFGDFLCRMRNYLSYVCYYVSVCTLTVMSVDRYYAVVHPMRSRIYRTLQHTVLTIVIIWILCLAGSGYNIHISDEVKVLNYGKCRKFCLEWWTNKGRRRFITCIILIFYCLPLLTVAISYALMARRLLVTVSPQMGSDDAQIRTVRTRRKIARLVLAVVLTFALCWLPFHLFQLISVWVTSYDAIYNESFSIYGQIARVFAFSNSCMNPLLYSFLSDNFRKHFKRTCSPLNSCGRVSRIGGVMAGFDQEAGPTNLTNYNASLRQPMNTISLRVVKNGKLTSGSGSASGSGYNTSPSPTV